The following proteins are encoded in a genomic region of Hippocampus zosterae strain Florida chromosome 2, ASM2543408v3, whole genome shotgun sequence:
- the sst7 gene encoding cortistatin — translation MQILVVLAAFMGVLLSVRAAAVLPVEDRSLVQGLNRGQDLSKLRKELILKLVSSLLEGPSDTNLLSEMSPEEADEPLQSRLEERAVYNRLSLPQRDRKAPCKNFFWKTFTSC, via the exons ATGCAGATCCTTGTGGTGTTAGCGGCTTTCATGGGGGTTCTGCTCAGTGTCAGAGCAGCCGCCGTGCTTCCTGTGGAGGACAGGAGCCTCGTGCAGGGGCTGAACAGG GGACAGGACTTGAGTAAACTGCGCAAAGAGCTAATCCTGAAGCTGGTCTCCAGTTTGCTTGAGGGGCCGTCGGACACCAACCTGCTTTCGGAGATGTCACCCGAGGAGGCGGACGAGCCGCTGCAGTCGCGTCTAGAGGAAAGGGCCGTCTACAACAGGCTATCGCTGCCTCAGCGTGACCGCAAGGCACCTTGTAAAAACTTCTTCTGGAAAACCTTCACCTCCtgctaa